A section of the Streptomyces sp. NBC_01363 genome encodes:
- a CDS encoding ATP-dependent endonuclease encodes MHIARIEVRNFRNFGHLVIDDFPAHAVIVGENGVGKSNLLEAIRLVLDPSLPDSRRMLREEDIWEGHPAGLAGGAEVTVVVDLQGFDTDNDAKSILSAATVDFDPYTARLTYRFAPRAEIVSAGDSGLQSTSRPLTAQDYDFVAFAGSSETTDLRAIRREVALRVLPALRDAEGDLHNWRRSPLRDLLERLPLDPANLQATASAIATAVDQLTKDGNVAKLERHLTDRLGAMFGPRLAVQPTLGFASSKPDELIRAVRLFFDTARRRGISDTSLGSANVIYLGLLLESLAQQRLDDQFVATLVALEEPEAHLHVSLQRHLFGYLLRTGQPLILTTHSPHIAAVTPVRSFIVLRATENGTTGASTGALPVSSDEAADLERYIDVSRAEVLFASAVILVEGLAELYVLPALAAAAGFDLDAYGVVVASAHGTDFKPYRALLGPQGLNTPHVVITDGDAAPDKRNRREAGLKRGANLHPDSTRATALLDQIALLPEPGAAGYHAGRVLLAGALESAGVYVGAQTLETDLCPLFGEEIIQAFQELSSNATAIGEVRLGISGEQQATVDPGARKDMLKRISDLGKGRFAQRLTAHIAQIDLPARIRTAADIGDDTPLDAQVLRRLGSAAYLFLALDKISLATRGTPLFALNPAPLDDSRQGTDADQ; translated from the coding sequence TTGCATATTGCGCGGATTGAAGTACGCAACTTCCGCAACTTCGGGCACCTGGTCATCGACGATTTCCCCGCCCACGCGGTGATCGTTGGCGAGAACGGCGTCGGAAAGTCGAACCTACTGGAGGCGATCCGCCTGGTGCTCGATCCCTCCTTGCCCGACTCGCGGCGCATGCTGCGCGAGGAGGACATCTGGGAGGGGCACCCGGCCGGCCTGGCAGGTGGGGCTGAGGTGACCGTCGTGGTGGACCTGCAGGGGTTCGACACCGACAACGACGCCAAGAGCATTCTGTCCGCTGCCACCGTGGACTTCGACCCCTACACCGCCCGGCTGACCTACCGTTTCGCTCCCCGCGCCGAGATCGTGAGCGCAGGTGACAGCGGCCTGCAGTCCACGAGTCGGCCACTGACCGCGCAGGACTACGACTTCGTTGCGTTCGCGGGCTCCAGCGAGACAACCGATCTTCGTGCCATTCGCCGGGAAGTGGCTCTGCGCGTCCTGCCGGCCTTGCGGGACGCAGAGGGCGACCTGCACAACTGGCGGCGTAGCCCGCTGCGCGATCTCCTCGAGCGGCTGCCCCTGGACCCGGCCAACCTGCAGGCCACCGCGTCGGCAATCGCCACCGCGGTCGACCAGCTCACCAAAGACGGCAACGTCGCCAAACTGGAGAGGCACCTGACCGACCGGCTCGGTGCCATGTTCGGACCGCGCCTGGCGGTGCAGCCCACCCTCGGCTTCGCCTCCTCCAAGCCCGACGAACTGATCCGCGCCGTCCGGCTGTTCTTCGACACGGCCCGCCGCAGGGGCATCTCCGACACCAGCCTGGGCAGCGCCAACGTCATCTACCTCGGCCTGCTGCTGGAATCCCTCGCCCAGCAGCGCCTGGACGATCAGTTCGTCGCCACTCTGGTAGCCCTGGAAGAACCCGAAGCACACCTTCATGTCAGCCTCCAGCGGCACCTTTTCGGCTATCTGCTGCGCACCGGGCAGCCCCTCATCCTCACCACCCACAGCCCCCACATCGCCGCGGTCACCCCGGTCCGCTCCTTCATCGTGCTGCGCGCCACCGAGAACGGCACCACCGGAGCCAGCACCGGCGCCCTCCCCGTCAGCAGCGACGAGGCAGCGGATCTGGAGCGCTACATCGACGTTAGCCGGGCCGAGGTCCTGTTCGCCTCCGCGGTCATCCTGGTCGAAGGGCTGGCCGAGCTGTACGTCCTGCCCGCCCTGGCCGCCGCCGCAGGGTTCGACCTCGACGCCTACGGAGTCGTTGTCGCCAGCGCCCACGGAACCGACTTCAAGCCCTACCGTGCCCTACTCGGCCCGCAGGGCCTCAATACCCCTCATGTGGTCATCACGGACGGCGACGCTGCCCCCGACAAGCGCAACCGGCGCGAAGCCGGCCTCAAGCGGGGCGCGAACCTCCACCCCGACTCCACCCGGGCCACAGCGCTCCTGGACCAGATCGCACTGCTGCCCGAGCCCGGTGCGGCCGGCTACCACGCCGGTCGCGTTCTGCTGGCCGGCGCTCTGGAGAGCGCCGGTGTCTACGTCGGCGCCCAGACCCTGGAAACCGACCTGTGCCCGCTGTTCGGCGAAGAGATCATCCAGGCATTCCAGGAGCTGAGCAGCAACGCCACCGCGATCGGTGAGGTACGCCTCGGCATCAGCGGCGAACAGCAGGCGACAGTCGACCCCGGTGCCCGCAAGGACATGCTCAAGCGCATCTCCGACCTCGGCAAAGGACGTTTCGCACAGCGGCTCACCGCGCACATCGCCCAGATCGACCTGCCCGCCCGCATCCGCACGGCGGCCGACATCGGCGACGACACTCCCCTGGACGCCCAGGTCCTGCGCCGCCTGGGGAGCGCCGCCTACCTCTTCCTTGCCCTGGACAAGATCTCGCTGGCCACCCGCGGAACCCCGCTGTTCGCCCTCAACCCTGCCCCTTTGGACGACAGCCGGCAGGGCACCGATGCTGATCAGTGA
- a CDS encoding NACHT domain-containing protein — translation MEADDPLWGAFVTVLASDGRVVGGGVYAHCGDPDRATLLSCAHVINLALGRDEFTAQPPGPAEVTLSFPAVPAAQVTARVSRWWPATGLTEPSGPPVPGRDGRWAGDLAELQSAAPLPAELRPVPLTAPDFGDELWAWRGNADPRTVVRLRANGAAGEWLVLEAPPTGFAVQPGYSGTPLWDRQRAAVVGLMVSAHERVPYSSMTTAVPIRQSYGIRGDVLRERLLGTLDPRGRLDADIRTLLKAQRQAAGSFPYRSVGHHRDDLTQVYVRQQLAAEDPPQGRSHSMQEAAQAEDERPPHTVEDFLARFRHVLIVGPPGTGKSTLTQQLAAQLVRISGRRGSGATQLVPIRVSARDLAGRPEEELSAAVSAAARAAISSRLHVDIGANLCAAPAGALEWLIIIDGLDEVENASARAELSDRLRRFMDVPSKHRLLLTTRPLAAREHARWEAQDDLGRCEIEPFERGQRRDFVHRWFRDQPDRAEDFLRQITAARLEEVVSVPLLATVAAIVFDERAGQPLPQTAFALYQRFVSHLYESRLEQLTVDLRARLSGWAEADQVMQHLVTGRIDLLEHCAQAWLNGAQILPAALEWLRAAGSQPYPQPTDWPDVVAAVLTSTGLVAHDGTALTFVHRSFAEHLAAAGAARRLPARFDADDPTWWHTLRAALTGGRRQDHETVLHRALLSDTGELLDWLLTGDDQARELAARLIFEGVPSTAAHHEALAETLSYWCARARAAGPGQLLRVLDAIRIAPAAVVEVLVDLLDAARYPLDLRDAAIRALLRADAATGEAVRALVAIVDERALAGMQRLRAAEMLMDLGAEARSAARAGLARISREHDWVLSDVRSRAAKLVEEIDTATPSHIAPDDPRRSRSMGVSSLGPWAHSTLVPQANRELWSIDVPFGNDPALEYEPRILQDLDLLQDYGITSPQAVSAGPLDGNADPRGHVLYPQVRAALGLPPTGPLDPAVTAEAIYTALWEVFAQPGLHATDPAGDLENQPSRDEPPQDSTQQRGPSGLNVTDQQWDAVARWLCAHPESHIAVMADGFVQVDEVINAATHGRIHALAAALIHGSPGVSRIAYDLLAHRILSRASAAVAPLQLLRIAAEGTKRAVDPVIAEPVIDAICLTLRDPQLRLATAYAQTARAMGSDLFATHLLAARSAEPRGTVQALLALDTANVPTAIRFLASTVRNPLDVAQWCAAVRLLRRLPHTVSPVTRLVREVIEATHDPQDVLELCRLLIHYTAFDTATEYLLDLGRDASVAPEHRRTAVELLPRGEGRERAADQAHAIIQELTILASPAERVTLAETLRTLDPRGCRSATTLLLTTLDDVTLPAAIRHEALALLVALGPNVRRRLVHDLEHLHAGPADTDAQRLTTLRRVSEWGPDLHRAAQSIWERQTQRRAGIDRAAMAAELYAWGWISAPRSSRLLTRIARSAAEEPQVRVTAAHFLMRHSNFMAHPSGEVLHELVRESRIAPGLALQATRELAAAGGLDEARRVLRHLIRDESVADNYRYKAATSLLMVDLTASPETLAALRHMTSDRSLTEHTRDWATFAVGCVQNGIHDLHGVLPASWLRS, via the coding sequence ATGGAGGCCGATGACCCGCTGTGGGGCGCGTTCGTCACCGTGCTGGCGAGCGACGGGCGGGTCGTCGGCGGTGGCGTCTATGCCCACTGTGGGGATCCGGACCGCGCGACCCTCTTGTCATGCGCCCACGTCATCAACCTGGCACTGGGCCGGGACGAGTTCACTGCGCAGCCCCCGGGCCCAGCCGAGGTGACCTTGTCCTTTCCGGCCGTTCCCGCTGCTCAGGTCACGGCGCGGGTCAGCCGATGGTGGCCGGCCACCGGCCTGACGGAGCCGAGCGGGCCCCCGGTGCCAGGACGCGACGGACGCTGGGCGGGCGACCTCGCTGAACTCCAATCCGCGGCACCGTTGCCGGCCGAGCTGCGTCCCGTCCCGTTGACAGCCCCGGACTTTGGCGACGAGCTGTGGGCCTGGCGCGGCAACGCAGACCCCCGCACCGTGGTACGTCTGCGCGCCAACGGGGCCGCAGGGGAGTGGCTGGTCCTCGAAGCGCCGCCGACGGGTTTCGCCGTCCAGCCCGGCTACAGCGGGACCCCGTTGTGGGACCGCCAGCGCGCCGCGGTGGTCGGTCTCATGGTCAGCGCGCACGAACGCGTCCCGTACAGCAGCATGACCACGGCCGTGCCGATTCGGCAGAGTTACGGAATCCGTGGCGATGTACTTCGCGAACGCCTCCTCGGAACCCTAGACCCTCGTGGACGCCTTGACGCGGACATCCGGACGCTGCTGAAGGCGCAGCGGCAGGCGGCGGGATCCTTCCCCTACCGGTCTGTGGGGCATCACCGGGACGACCTCACCCAGGTCTACGTGCGCCAGCAGCTCGCCGCCGAAGACCCTCCCCAAGGCCGCTCGCACAGCATGCAGGAGGCCGCCCAGGCCGAGGACGAACGCCCGCCGCACACAGTGGAGGACTTCCTCGCCCGCTTCCGGCATGTTCTGATCGTGGGACCGCCAGGGACGGGAAAGTCCACGCTCACCCAGCAGTTGGCTGCCCAGCTCGTGCGCATTTCGGGCCGGCGCGGCAGCGGTGCGACACAACTGGTCCCGATCCGAGTGTCGGCCAGGGACCTTGCTGGCCGCCCCGAGGAGGAGCTCAGCGCGGCGGTGTCCGCCGCCGCCCGCGCTGCCATCTCCTCCCGCCTCCACGTCGATATCGGCGCCAACCTGTGCGCCGCCCCGGCCGGCGCACTGGAGTGGCTGATCATCATCGACGGCCTCGACGAGGTGGAGAACGCCTCCGCGCGAGCGGAGTTGTCCGACCGGCTGCGGCGGTTTATGGACGTCCCCTCCAAGCACCGGCTGCTGCTCACCACGCGTCCACTGGCCGCACGCGAGCATGCCCGCTGGGAAGCCCAAGACGATCTCGGCCGCTGCGAGATCGAGCCGTTCGAGCGCGGCCAACGCCGCGACTTCGTGCACCGGTGGTTTCGAGACCAACCCGACCGCGCCGAGGACTTCCTACGACAGATCACCGCAGCCCGGTTGGAGGAGGTGGTGTCCGTCCCCCTGCTGGCGACGGTCGCGGCCATCGTCTTCGACGAACGGGCCGGACAGCCGCTGCCGCAGACCGCGTTCGCGCTCTACCAGCGCTTCGTGTCGCACCTGTACGAATCACGACTGGAGCAACTCACCGTCGATCTACGCGCACGGCTGTCCGGCTGGGCCGAGGCAGATCAGGTCATGCAACACCTGGTCACCGGTCGGATCGACCTGCTCGAGCACTGCGCACAGGCCTGGCTGAACGGTGCGCAGATCCTGCCCGCCGCGCTGGAATGGCTTCGTGCGGCGGGCTCCCAGCCCTATCCCCAGCCCACTGACTGGCCGGACGTCGTCGCTGCCGTCCTCACCTCGACCGGACTGGTCGCCCACGACGGCACGGCCCTGACGTTCGTGCACCGCAGTTTCGCCGAGCATCTGGCGGCGGCCGGCGCGGCGCGGCGGCTGCCCGCCCGGTTCGATGCCGACGACCCCACGTGGTGGCACACGCTGCGCGCCGCACTGACCGGTGGACGCCGTCAAGACCACGAAACCGTGCTCCATCGCGCGCTGCTCTCCGACACGGGCGAGTTGCTGGACTGGTTGCTCACCGGCGACGACCAGGCTCGTGAACTCGCTGCCCGTCTGATCTTCGAAGGCGTACCCAGCACGGCAGCACACCACGAAGCGCTGGCCGAGACACTCAGCTACTGGTGCGCGCGGGCCAGGGCCGCGGGGCCCGGTCAGCTGCTGCGGGTACTTGATGCGATTCGCATTGCGCCCGCTGCCGTCGTCGAGGTCCTGGTGGATCTGCTCGACGCCGCGCGCTACCCCTTGGACCTCCGCGACGCCGCCATTCGCGCCCTGCTGCGCGCGGACGCCGCAACGGGCGAAGCGGTGCGTGCCCTCGTTGCGATCGTGGACGAGCGCGCCCTGGCTGGCATGCAGCGCTTGCGCGCGGCAGAGATGCTCATGGACCTCGGCGCCGAGGCGCGTTCGGCAGCGCGAGCCGGCCTCGCGCGCATATCCCGTGAACACGACTGGGTCCTGTCCGACGTCCGGAGCCGGGCAGCGAAACTTGTCGAAGAGATCGATACGGCGACGCCTTCTCACATCGCCCCAGACGACCCCAGACGCAGCCGCAGCATGGGCGTCAGCAGCTTGGGGCCGTGGGCCCATTCCACGTTGGTGCCGCAAGCCAACAGAGAACTGTGGTCCATCGACGTTCCTTTCGGGAACGACCCGGCCCTCGAGTACGAGCCGAGGATTCTGCAGGATCTCGACCTGCTGCAGGACTACGGCATCACGTCGCCTCAGGCCGTGTCCGCTGGGCCGCTCGACGGGAACGCCGACCCGCGGGGGCACGTCCTGTACCCGCAAGTGCGGGCGGCCCTGGGGCTGCCGCCGACGGGACCTTTGGATCCTGCGGTGACGGCAGAGGCGATCTACACCGCGCTGTGGGAGGTGTTCGCTCAGCCCGGTCTCCACGCAACCGATCCGGCGGGAGACCTGGAAAATCAGCCGTCTCGGGACGAGCCCCCGCAGGATTCGACCCAGCAGCGCGGCCCTTCAGGGCTCAACGTGACCGACCAGCAGTGGGACGCTGTTGCCCGCTGGCTGTGCGCGCACCCGGAGTCCCACATTGCGGTTATGGCTGACGGGTTCGTCCAGGTCGACGAGGTCATCAATGCCGCCACGCACGGCCGGATCCATGCCCTCGCTGCGGCCCTCATCCACGGGTCACCTGGCGTGTCCCGGATCGCCTACGACCTGCTTGCGCACAGGATCCTCAGCCGGGCGTCCGCCGCCGTGGCACCGCTGCAGTTGCTGCGCATCGCAGCCGAGGGCACCAAGCGTGCCGTCGACCCGGTCATCGCCGAGCCCGTGATCGACGCGATTTGTCTCACCCTCCGCGACCCGCAACTCCGGCTCGCGACCGCTTACGCACAAACCGCGCGCGCCATGGGGAGCGACCTGTTCGCAACCCATCTGCTCGCCGCCAGGTCTGCCGAACCCCGCGGCACCGTCCAGGCCCTACTGGCCCTGGACACCGCGAACGTTCCCACGGCAATCCGCTTCCTGGCATCGACAGTGCGCAACCCTCTCGACGTGGCTCAGTGGTGCGCCGCAGTCCGGCTGCTGAGGCGGCTGCCACACACCGTCTCGCCGGTGACCCGACTGGTACGCGAGGTAATCGAAGCAACCCACGATCCGCAGGATGTCCTGGAGCTGTGCCGGCTACTGATCCACTACACAGCCTTCGACACGGCCACCGAATACCTGCTGGACCTCGGGCGGGATGCCTCCGTAGCGCCTGAGCACCGACGCACGGCGGTGGAACTCCTACCACGCGGCGAGGGCCGTGAACGCGCAGCCGACCAAGCGCATGCGATCATCCAGGAACTGACCATCCTCGCCTCTCCGGCGGAACGCGTCACCCTGGCGGAGACCCTGCGCACCCTCGATCCCCGGGGATGTCGGTCAGCGACCACGCTGCTCCTCACCACCCTGGACGACGTCACATTGCCGGCCGCGATCCGCCATGAGGCCCTCGCCCTGCTGGTGGCGCTGGGGCCCAATGTCCGTCGCCGTCTGGTGCACGACCTTGAGCACCTGCACGCAGGGCCGGCAGACACTGACGCGCAACGGCTCACGACCCTGCGGAGGGTGTCCGAATGGGGGCCCGATCTCCATCGTGCGGCGCAGAGTATCTGGGAACGTCAAACACAACGCCGGGCCGGCATCGACCGCGCCGCAATGGCCGCAGAACTCTATGCATGGGGGTGGATCAGCGCACCACGATCGTCGCGTTTGCTCACCCGCATCGCCCGCTCGGCGGCTGAAGAGCCGCAGGTCCGCGTCACCGCGGCTCACTTCCTGATGCGCCACAGCAATTTTATGGCCCACCCATCGGGCGAAGTCCTCCATGAGCTGGTGCGCGAGAGCCGGATCGCACCAGGTCTGGCTCTGCAGGCGACCCGGGAGCTGGCCGCCGCGGGTGGCTTGGATGAAGCCCGGCGTGTGCTGCGTCACCTCATCCGCGACGAGAGCGTCGCGGACAACTACCGGTATAAAGCAGCCACCAGCCTCCTCATGGTCGACCTCACCGCCAGTCCAGAAACCCTGGCGGCCCTGCGTCACATGACCAGCGACCGATCCCTGACCGAGCACACGCGCGACTGGGCAACCTTTGCCGTGGGCTGCGTCCAGAACGGGATCCATGATCTACATGGCGTACTCCCGGCGTCCTGGCTTCGGAGCTGA
- a CDS encoding DUF4158 domain-containing protein, translating to MVVDFVRRAVELPEGTLPVYRAERTAKHHRGLVRKQAGVTYDQAKARQIVEHAIRKEAAAKNRPADLINIALEKVVEAGLELPGFSTFDKMASKIRTEVNASICTGIHDRMSAAQRVGLMRLLDERDSDGTTLFNRLKKPAKGPTWSHFKNLTKRLEWLDELGDTDVWMEGVAAGKVTDFAGEADAADASELRDFVPVKRIALVAALTHKARMRVRDDLATMFCKRVATKIKKAKAELEEIRLAEREIVEALIGNYRTVLKHIDEGGPAQEALTKAAAMTAEVRQALEGLDEEASVDEVATRLEGRVSPAVLALVKAQVVQAGGLGAVTRAVDGFGGFAKQYEQIEKVSAHHGNFWEVLLYGQIGRDRAVMFDLADNGRLKFTATSEDSRVLDALAHAQRHQAARGEYITAFNEEGKEVGISFATQNWRKAVVDKTRTGQFVRKHFEAMVFTALAEELRTGDVAVVGSEEYADWSEQLLAWDVVQETLGSYLVEVGLAEAGESAQFDATFFRRQLEDKLRNAAAAADAGYPENDGLVIDPETGIPSLKAFRADGQRPSAKRLEQEIKARMPERSLMGIVARTAYWVEWWRRFGPRRATSPSSPTPWAAT from the coding sequence ATGGTGGTGGACTTCGTCCGGCGGGCGGTAGAGCTGCCGGAGGGCACGCTGCCGGTGTACCGGGCGGAGCGGACCGCCAAGCATCACCGGGGCCTGGTCCGCAAGCAGGCCGGCGTAACGTACGACCAGGCCAAGGCCCGGCAGATCGTCGAGCACGCGATCCGCAAGGAAGCCGCGGCGAAGAACCGCCCGGCGGACCTCATCAACATCGCGCTGGAGAAGGTGGTGGAGGCCGGGCTGGAGCTGCCGGGGTTCTCGACCTTCGACAAGATGGCCTCGAAGATCCGCACCGAGGTGAACGCCTCGATCTGTACGGGCATCCACGACCGCATGAGCGCTGCTCAGCGGGTGGGGCTCATGCGGCTGCTGGATGAGCGTGACAGCGACGGGACGACGCTGTTCAACCGGCTGAAGAAGCCCGCCAAGGGCCCGACCTGGTCGCACTTCAAGAATCTGACCAAGCGTCTGGAATGGCTGGACGAGCTCGGCGACACCGACGTGTGGATGGAGGGTGTCGCCGCGGGGAAGGTCACCGACTTCGCCGGGGAGGCGGATGCGGCGGACGCCTCGGAGCTGCGGGACTTCGTGCCCGTCAAGCGCATCGCGCTGGTTGCGGCCCTGACGCACAAGGCGAGGATGCGGGTGCGGGACGACCTGGCGACGATGTTCTGCAAGCGAGTGGCGACGAAGATCAAGAAGGCCAAGGCGGAGCTGGAGGAGATCCGGCTCGCCGAGCGGGAAATCGTCGAGGCTCTGATCGGGAACTACCGCACGGTGCTCAAGCACATCGACGAGGGCGGCCCGGCCCAGGAGGCACTCACGAAGGCCGCGGCCATGACCGCCGAGGTCCGCCAGGCCCTGGAGGGCCTGGACGAGGAGGCGTCGGTGGACGAGGTCGCGACGCGGCTGGAGGGCAGAGTCTCCCCGGCGGTCCTCGCCCTGGTGAAGGCCCAGGTGGTGCAGGCCGGCGGGCTCGGCGCGGTCACCCGCGCGGTGGACGGCTTCGGCGGGTTCGCGAAGCAGTACGAGCAGATCGAGAAGGTCTCCGCCCATCACGGCAACTTCTGGGAAGTGCTGCTGTACGGGCAGATCGGCCGGGACCGGGCGGTGATGTTCGACCTGGCCGACAACGGCAGGCTGAAGTTCACCGCGACCAGCGAGGACAGCCGGGTGCTGGACGCCCTCGCACATGCCCAGCGGCACCAGGCGGCCCGCGGCGAGTACATCACCGCCTTCAACGAGGAGGGCAAGGAGGTCGGCATCTCCTTCGCCACCCAGAACTGGCGCAAGGCGGTGGTCGACAAGACCCGGACCGGGCAGTTCGTCCGGAAGCACTTCGAGGCGATGGTCTTCACCGCCCTCGCCGAGGAACTGCGCACCGGCGACGTCGCGGTGGTCGGCTCGGAGGAGTACGCCGACTGGTCCGAGCAGCTGCTGGCCTGGGACGTCGTTCAGGAGACGCTGGGGTCCTACCTGGTGGAGGTCGGACTCGCCGAGGCGGGCGAGAGCGCCCAGTTTGACGCGACGTTCTTCCGCAGGCAGCTGGAGGACAAGCTGCGAAACGCTGCCGCTGCGGCGGATGCCGGGTACCCGGAGAACGACGGGCTGGTCATCGATCCGGAGACGGGCATCCCGTCGTTGAAGGCGTTCAGGGCGGACGGTCAGCGGCCCTCGGCGAAGCGGCTGGAGCAGGAGATCAAGGCGAGGATGCCGGAGCGTTCCCTGATGGGGATCGTGGCCCGGACCGCGTACTGGGTGGAGTGGTGGCGCCGCTTCGGCCCCCGTCGGGCAACGAGCCCAAGCTCACCGACCCCTTGGGCCGCTACGTGA
- a CDS encoding CU044_2847 family protein: protein MSRFVDFEFEDGTSALVQITPVEGSDPDRPGDTQWEDDVPVGPVGAGSRVIQRSGRMLHDAFAPLAPLLSGIHARAREMPHAPDELSIEFGVKLTAGLKMAVVSGGEASFTVTATWNTTRAPGQTVPPEGALQPGEPPTAAGEPQS from the coding sequence GTGTCCCGCTTTGTGGATTTCGAGTTCGAGGACGGCACCTCCGCGCTGGTTCAGATCACTCCTGTCGAGGGGAGTGATCCGGACCGTCCCGGAGACACCCAGTGGGAAGACGACGTGCCCGTCGGGCCGGTCGGTGCGGGTTCCCGTGTGATCCAGCGGTCGGGGCGGATGCTGCACGATGCTTTCGCGCCGCTCGCGCCGCTTCTGTCGGGTATTCATGCCCGAGCGCGGGAAATGCCGCATGCCCCGGACGAGCTGTCCATCGAGTTCGGAGTGAAGCTCACTGCGGGGCTGAAGATGGCGGTGGTCAGCGGTGGCGAAGCCAGTTTCACCGTGACCGCTACGTGGAACACCACCCGGGCCCCAGGCCAAACCGTGCCACCGGAAGGTGCGTTGCAGCCCGGCGAGCCGCCCACCGCAGCCGGGGAGCCGCAGAGCTGA
- a CDS encoding ATP-dependent helicase, whose product MLISEPLLRELENLHPKQRTAVLHPGNTVLRAGPGSGKTHTLVARIAYLLQTQISPFRGVACITYTNAAADEIRRRVLRSGVRSEGRITCSTVHAFCLNEILRAFASLTRQPAPSAGQVLNKTATEVLLQYCFDQVGIGEVLAQYRTAECTRIRRALTCEEPLDAFDPREVQAARLYEEQLLAREEIDFEAMVTRAVRIVREHEPVRDLLHARFPHLIVDEYQDLGGVLHELVVALHDLAGITVFAVGDTDQSVYGFSGADPRYLTALADRSDFRDLELDVNYRSGQDIITAAEAALGTPRGRRARDDAPPGDVNLVQVEGALDEHARLTCDLVQQAEQQQISLERIAVLYPQRGPLLDALNTELTNRQLPFLYERDDELPDGTLSRFIQRSASRAVTNFQIHAAPGADRAGMLRRADAPSLAALARTLMTLRTEAHLPPAASRLALPRALQICLDPQPPYPADAPAQDWLQRLRSGLELDAVAASHPDQDNTNCLDELTRLCQSKGLLLQDLAQGEQVIGKVLLTTYHAAKGREFDTVILPGLLNGIIPRNVPDRGRWRSPTAKELAEQRRTFYVALTRAERTLHLIVGPGHHTRNGYWRADGPSDFVVEMAGRLPPA is encoded by the coding sequence ATGCTGATCAGTGAGCCTCTGCTGAGGGAACTCGAAAACCTGCACCCCAAGCAGCGCACCGCCGTCCTCCATCCAGGCAATACCGTTCTGCGGGCCGGCCCCGGCAGCGGCAAGACCCACACCCTCGTCGCCCGCATCGCCTATCTGCTGCAGACACAGATCTCGCCCTTTCGCGGCGTCGCGTGCATCACCTACACCAATGCCGCGGCCGACGAGATCCGCCGTCGCGTCCTGCGCAGCGGTGTGCGCTCCGAAGGACGGATCACCTGCTCCACGGTCCACGCCTTCTGCCTGAACGAGATCCTGCGGGCCTTCGCCTCCCTCACCCGTCAGCCGGCGCCTTCAGCCGGGCAGGTCTTGAACAAGACGGCCACCGAAGTGCTCCTGCAGTACTGCTTCGACCAGGTGGGCATCGGCGAGGTCCTCGCCCAGTACCGCACCGCCGAATGCACCCGCATCCGCCGCGCCCTTACCTGCGAGGAGCCGCTGGACGCCTTCGACCCGCGCGAGGTGCAGGCGGCCCGCCTCTACGAGGAACAGCTCCTCGCCCGCGAAGAGATCGACTTCGAGGCCATGGTGACGCGCGCGGTGCGCATCGTCCGCGAGCACGAGCCGGTCCGCGACCTCCTACACGCACGGTTTCCTCACCTGATCGTGGACGAGTACCAGGACCTCGGCGGAGTGCTACACGAACTGGTGGTGGCTCTGCACGACCTGGCTGGCATCACCGTCTTCGCGGTCGGGGACACCGACCAGTCCGTCTACGGATTCAGCGGCGCCGACCCCAGGTATCTGACCGCCCTGGCGGACCGCAGTGACTTCCGCGACCTGGAACTCGACGTCAACTATCGAAGCGGGCAGGACATCATCACCGCCGCGGAGGCTGCCCTGGGCACGCCCCGGGGGCGCCGGGCACGCGACGACGCGCCCCCCGGAGATGTCAACCTCGTACAGGTCGAAGGGGCGCTCGATGAGCATGCACGCCTGACCTGCGATCTCGTTCAGCAGGCCGAGCAGCAGCAGATCAGCCTGGAGCGGATCGCCGTCCTTTACCCGCAGCGCGGCCCTCTACTCGACGCCCTCAACACTGAACTGACGAACCGACAGCTGCCGTTCCTGTACGAGCGGGACGACGAACTGCCCGATGGCACACTCTCGCGGTTCATCCAGCGCTCCGCGAGCCGCGCGGTGACCAACTTCCAGATCCACGCCGCCCCGGGCGCCGACCGCGCCGGCATGCTCCGCAGGGCCGATGCACCGTCGCTCGCCGCCCTGGCCCGTACCCTTATGACACTGCGTACCGAGGCTCATCTCCCGCCTGCTGCATCGCGACTGGCCTTGCCGCGGGCGCTGCAGATCTGCCTTGACCCCCAGCCGCCTTACCCGGCCGATGCGCCCGCCCAGGACTGGCTGCAGCGGCTACGTTCGGGGCTGGAACTGGATGCGGTCGCCGCATCGCACCCCGATCAGGACAACACCAACTGTCTGGACGAACTGACCCGCCTGTGCCAGTCCAAGGGCCTCCTCCTGCAGGACCTCGCCCAGGGAGAACAGGTGATCGGCAAGGTCCTCCTCACCACGTATCACGCGGCCAAGGGCCGGGAGTTCGACACGGTGATTTTGCCCGGGCTGCTAAATGGCATCATCCCGCGCAACGTGCCCGACCGGGGTAGGTGGCGAAGCCCCACTGCGAAGGAACTCGCCGAACAACGACGCACCTTCTATGTGGCGCTGACCAGGGCGGAGAGGACCCTGCACCTGATCGTCGGCCCCGGGCACCACACCAGGAACGGTTATTGGCGGGCTGATGGCCCTTCAGACTTTGTGGTCGAGATGGCCGGTCGCCTGCCTCCGGCTTGA